A genomic segment from Treponema sp. Marseille-Q3903 encodes:
- a CDS encoding ABC transporter ATP-binding protein: MENISDKMKDTIIDFNNVSFSYGAKTEGCLKNINLKIRMGEFVLFTGASGSGKTTVMRLINGLIPHFFEGNLSGQVKVLGRRIKTSSPGVLGRNVASIFQNPRNQFFTTNSTHEAAFACENYGIDRNEIIKRVEAAFSDFKAENLMNRDMFSLSSGEKQKIAIIAAKTLNPNIYVFDEPSANLDIRSIIQLKEFMKKLKEAGHTVVVSEHRLFYLTDLCDRCLIVNDGKIVKDIPGNDIKNMDNGDLEKCNLRTFDLNTIEFSLEQRESGNKEHADFEIDNVSFSYKSSLSILQKCSLKANYGDTVAIIGHNGEGKTTLGKIIAGLLRSETGQFFLDGKQIKQKELYKSVYFVMQDADYQLYSDSVVSELRLSGEVHGNIDDDEIENTMKLLNIFEFKDYHPQALSGGQKQRVIIAAAMTSNKRIIVFDEPTSGLDYSNMRAVAKAINTLREHKILNFVISHDLEFLSKVATKAVFVEEGKINNTIRLTDNSDFKIIKNFLLQKEVENYA; encoded by the coding sequence TTGGAAAATATAAGTGATAAAATGAAAGATACTATTATTGATTTTAATAATGTGAGTTTTAGTTACGGAGCAAAGACAGAAGGTTGCCTAAAAAATATAAATCTTAAAATAAGAATGGGTGAATTTGTGCTATTTACGGGAGCGTCGGGTTCCGGGAAGACAACTGTTATGAGGTTAATAAACGGTTTGATTCCTCATTTTTTTGAAGGAAACTTATCAGGGCAGGTGAAGGTCTTGGGGAGAAGGATAAAAACAAGTTCTCCCGGTGTACTTGGCAGAAATGTCGCATCCATATTTCAAAATCCGCGGAATCAGTTTTTTACAACAAATAGCACTCATGAAGCTGCATTTGCCTGTGAAAATTATGGAATCGACAGAAACGAGATAATAAAGCGAGTAGAAGCTGCTTTTAGTGATTTTAAGGCTGAAAATCTTATGAACAGGGATATGTTTTCTTTATCAAGCGGGGAGAAACAAAAAATAGCGATTATTGCAGCAAAAACTCTCAATCCTAACATTTATGTATTCGATGAACCATCAGCAAACTTAGATATTCGTTCAATTATACAATTAAAAGAGTTTATGAAGAAACTAAAAGAAGCGGGACATACGGTAGTTGTTTCGGAACACAGGTTGTTTTATTTGACAGATTTATGCGACAGATGTCTGATAGTGAATGACGGGAAGATAGTTAAAGACATTCCCGGAAATGATATAAAAAATATGGATAACGGTGATTTAGAAAAATGCAATCTAAGAACATTTGATTTAAATACAATCGAATTTTCTTTGGAACAGAGAGAAAGCGGAAATAAAGAACACGCTGATTTTGAAATTGACAATGTATCATTTTCATATAAAAGCTCCTTATCCATTCTTCAAAAGTGCAGTTTGAAGGCTAATTATGGAGATACCGTGGCTATTATCGGGCATAACGGTGAAGGCAAAACAACCTTAGGAAAAATTATTGCAGGCCTGCTTAGAAGTGAAACAGGACAATTCTTTCTTGATGGTAAACAAATAAAACAAAAGGAACTGTATAAAAGTGTGTATTTCGTAATGCAGGATGCCGACTATCAATTATATTCCGATTCTGTGGTGTCGGAATTAAGATTAAGCGGAGAAGTTCATGGTAATATAGATGATGACGAAATTGAAAATACAATGAAATTATTAAATATTTTTGAATTTAAAGACTATCACCCTCAGGCACTTTCAGGCGGACAAAAACAGAGAGTAATTATCGCAGCAGCTATGACTTCAAATAAACGGATTATTGTTTTTGATGAGCCGACTTCGGGACTTGATTATAGTAATATGAGAGCCGTTGCAAAAGCAATAAATACTCTTCGCGAACATAAAATATTGAATTTTGTCATTTCACATGATTTGGAATTTTTAAGCAAGGTCGCTACAAAAGCAGTATTTGTTGAGGAGGGAAAAATAAATAACACTATTCGACTAACTGATAATTCTGATTTTAAGATAATAAAAAATTTTTTGCTGCAAAAAGAGGTTGAAAACTATGCTTAA